Proteins co-encoded in one Rhodococcus sp. PAMC28707 genomic window:
- a CDS encoding coenzyme F420-0:L-glutamate ligase translates to MTEPIPTDHAPGGSIEIIPVTGLPEFRPGDDVASSIAACAPWIRNDDILVVTSKIVSKAEGRLVDAPLDPEERDAARRLLVEQEAVRIVARKGRTLITENRLGIVQAASGIDGSNVDRSELALLPRDPDASAAAIRAALASSLGVDVGVVITDTMGRAWRIGQIDAAIGSAGLAVIHGYAGAEDAQGNELIVTEVAVADEIAAAGDLVKGKLGAVPVAVVRGLKPVDNGTGARDLVRSGEEDLFWLGTTESIDRGRREALLVRRSVRSFTGESVDPEEIRGAVAEALTAPAPHHTHPVRFVWVRTPAVRTQLLNKMKDKWRKDLRSDGYTDEQIERRTSRGGILFDAPEIVIPFCVPDGAHTYADERRNRAEETMFTVAVGAAVQGLLVALAVRELGSCWVGSTIFAADLVRTELGVPSNWKALGAIAIGHPDSPTEVRKPHPLGDELLEI, encoded by the coding sequence GTGACCGAGCCGATTCCAACCGACCATGCTCCTGGCGGCAGCATCGAGATCATCCCCGTGACCGGATTACCGGAGTTTCGGCCGGGCGACGATGTTGCGTCCTCGATAGCCGCGTGCGCACCGTGGATTCGCAACGACGACATATTGGTTGTCACCAGCAAGATCGTGTCCAAGGCCGAAGGTCGACTGGTCGACGCACCACTGGATCCAGAAGAACGAGATGCCGCGCGAAGACTGCTGGTCGAGCAGGAAGCAGTTCGGATCGTTGCTCGCAAAGGCCGAACACTGATCACCGAGAATCGTCTCGGCATAGTGCAGGCCGCCTCTGGAATCGATGGATCCAACGTCGATCGGTCCGAGTTGGCTCTTCTCCCGAGAGATCCGGATGCAAGCGCTGCCGCCATACGAGCAGCACTGGCGTCTTCGCTCGGGGTCGACGTAGGAGTCGTCATCACCGACACCATGGGTCGCGCGTGGCGTATCGGCCAGATCGATGCCGCGATCGGCTCGGCCGGTCTTGCCGTGATCCATGGCTATGCCGGCGCCGAGGACGCCCAAGGTAACGAGTTGATCGTGACCGAAGTCGCTGTCGCCGACGAGATCGCTGCTGCAGGCGATCTGGTCAAGGGGAAGCTCGGTGCCGTTCCGGTTGCCGTCGTGCGGGGTCTGAAGCCGGTCGACAATGGCACCGGCGCAAGAGATTTGGTGCGCAGCGGCGAGGAAGACCTTTTCTGGCTCGGTACCACCGAGTCGATCGACAGGGGGCGCCGAGAGGCTCTTCTCGTTCGCCGCTCGGTTCGATCCTTCACCGGCGAATCGGTGGATCCCGAGGAGATACGCGGCGCCGTCGCCGAAGCACTGACTGCTCCCGCGCCGCATCACACCCATCCGGTTCGATTCGTGTGGGTTCGCACCCCGGCTGTGCGCACCCAGCTGTTGAACAAGATGAAGGACAAGTGGCGGAAGGACCTCCGCTCGGACGGGTACACCGATGAGCAGATAGAGCGCAGAACTTCGCGTGGCGGCATCTTGTTCGACGCGCCCGAAATCGTGATCCCCTTCTGCGTGCCCGATGGGGCACACACGTACGCCGACGAGCGCCGAAACCGAGCCGAAGAAACGATGTTCACCGTTGCCGTCGGCGCCGCGGTGCAAGGTCTACTCGTGGCGCTGGCAGTGCGAGAACTCGGTAGCTGTTGGGTCGGCTCGACAATTTTCGCTGCAGACTTGGTGCGCACCGAGTTGGGCGTGCCTTCGAACTGGAAAGCCTTGGGCGCCATCGCAATCGGTCACCCTGACAGTCCTACTGAGGTACGGAAGCCACACCCATTGGGTGACGAACTGCTGGAGATCTGA
- a CDS encoding NUDIX domain-containing protein — protein MSSRTLRHSATTVLEQWRTSQWHEDSLRHTMLAFIDSNVDACLRANEAGHFTASSLVLDAEGRNVLLTLHPRVGRWIQLGGHCEESDDTVVDAALREAREESGIEDLDIDTALLSAHTHPITCSLGKPTRHLDLRFLVRAPAGAQAVRSAESTDLRWWPVDALPDTAEKDTITHLVELALLR, from the coding sequence ATGAGTTCGAGGACGCTTCGACATTCCGCCACCACGGTGCTGGAGCAGTGGCGGACGAGCCAGTGGCACGAAGATTCGCTCCGCCACACGATGCTCGCCTTCATCGACAGCAATGTCGACGCCTGCCTGCGCGCCAACGAAGCAGGGCACTTCACCGCATCTTCGCTGGTTCTCGACGCGGAGGGTCGCAATGTCCTTCTGACCCTGCACCCGCGGGTGGGCCGGTGGATCCAACTGGGCGGCCATTGCGAGGAATCCGACGACACGGTGGTCGACGCCGCGTTGCGTGAAGCTCGGGAAGAGTCCGGGATCGAAGATCTCGACATCGACACTGCATTGTTGTCTGCGCACACGCATCCGATCACATGCTCACTCGGCAAGCCCACCCGGCACCTCGACCTGCGGTTCCTGGTGCGCGCCCCCGCCGGGGCCCAGGCCGTCCGCAGTGCGGAATCCACGGACCTGCGCTGGTGGCCCGTCGACGCACTTCCCGACACCGCCGAGAAGGACACGATCACCCATCTCGTCGAACTCGCGCTACTGCGCTAG
- a CDS encoding NDP-sugar synthase yields the protein MSAETRSNTDAVILVGGKGTRLRPLTLSAPKPMLPTAGLPFLTHLLARIKAAGINHVVLGTSFKAEVFEDYFGDGSSLGIELEYVTETEPMGTGGGIRNVLPRLRADNVVVFNGDVLGGTDLTAVLDTHERTEADVTLHLVRVGDPRAFGCVPTDADGRVTAFLEKAQDPPTDQINAGCYVFKREIIETIPDDRPVSVEREVFPALLADGRRVFGHVDSAYWRDMGTPEDFVQGSADLVRGIAPSPALKGTRGESLVHPSAGVAPGALLIGGTVIGRGAEIGAGARLDGAVVFDGAVVEAGAVVERSILGFGVRVGPRALIRDAIIGDGADIGARCELLRGARVWPGVKLPDGGVRFSTDV from the coding sequence ATGTCAGCTGAAACCCGCTCCAATACAGATGCCGTAATCCTTGTGGGCGGCAAAGGAACTCGCCTTCGGCCACTCACGCTGTCGGCACCGAAGCCTATGTTGCCGACTGCCGGGTTGCCTTTCCTGACGCATCTGCTCGCCCGTATCAAGGCCGCAGGAATCAATCATGTGGTCCTGGGGACATCGTTCAAAGCCGAGGTATTCGAGGACTACTTCGGTGACGGCTCGTCGCTCGGTATCGAACTCGAGTACGTCACCGAGACCGAGCCCATGGGGACCGGAGGCGGTATTCGCAACGTTCTACCGAGGTTGCGGGCAGACAATGTCGTCGTGTTCAACGGAGACGTCCTCGGCGGAACCGACTTGACCGCCGTCCTGGACACCCATGAGCGGACCGAGGCCGATGTGACGCTGCATCTCGTGCGCGTAGGTGATCCTCGTGCCTTCGGTTGTGTTCCCACCGATGCCGACGGGCGAGTGACAGCGTTCCTCGAGAAGGCTCAGGATCCGCCGACGGACCAGATCAATGCTGGTTGCTACGTATTCAAGCGTGAGATCATCGAGACCATTCCGGATGATCGACCGGTATCGGTGGAGCGGGAGGTGTTCCCAGCCCTTCTCGCCGACGGCCGACGCGTCTTCGGCCACGTGGACAGTGCCTACTGGCGTGACATGGGAACCCCGGAAGACTTCGTTCAGGGCTCGGCGGATCTCGTGCGAGGCATCGCTCCATCGCCGGCGTTGAAGGGCACGCGAGGCGAATCCCTCGTCCATCCCAGCGCGGGCGTTGCTCCGGGTGCGCTACTGATCGGTGGCACTGTCATCGGCCGTGGCGCCGAGATCGGTGCAGGCGCACGTCTCGACGGTGCGGTCGTGTTCGACGGTGCGGTCGTCGAAGCCGGTGCAGTCGTGGAGCGTTCGATCCTGGGATTCGGTGTACGTGTCGGACCGCGCGCACTGATCCGTGATGCCATCATCGGGGACGGAGCCGACATCGGTGCCCGCTGTGAACTGCTTCGTGGCGCCAGAGTGTGGCCAGGGGTCAAGTTGCCCGACGGTGGAGTCAGGTTCTCCACCGACGTCTGA
- a CDS encoding glycosyltransferase family 2 protein: MSSKLAVVTVTYSPGKYLDQFLSSLASATEEVPLVIMADNGSTDGSVEAADARYPHVRLFRTGANLGYGGAVNRAVAELDDAIEFVVVANPDVRWHPGSLDGLLAAAERWPRAGALGPLIREPDGTRYPSARTVPDLTSGVGHAVLGKIWPGNPWTQRYRQDNEAVTERAVGWLSGSCLLLRRAAFDSVNGFDSRYFMYMEDVDLGDRLGTAGWLNVYVPDVEITHTKGHAAGRHPELMLPAHHASAYRFQADRHPHPWQAPIRWVLRAGLAVRSKVVVAAALRQRQIDENREADHVS, encoded by the coding sequence GTGAGTTCCAAGCTGGCCGTCGTCACGGTGACCTATTCCCCCGGGAAGTATCTGGATCAATTCCTCTCCTCCCTCGCTTCGGCAACAGAGGAGGTACCCCTCGTCATCATGGCCGACAATGGGTCGACCGATGGAAGCGTCGAGGCCGCGGACGCGCGCTACCCACATGTGAGGTTGTTTCGAACCGGAGCCAATCTCGGCTACGGCGGGGCCGTGAACCGCGCGGTAGCCGAACTCGACGACGCCATCGAGTTCGTTGTCGTCGCCAATCCCGATGTGCGGTGGCATCCCGGATCTCTCGATGGTTTGCTTGCCGCGGCGGAGCGATGGCCTCGTGCGGGAGCGCTCGGGCCTCTCATCCGCGAGCCCGACGGCACGAGGTACCCGTCTGCTCGCACAGTTCCGGACCTGACCTCAGGTGTCGGACATGCTGTCCTCGGCAAAATCTGGCCGGGAAATCCGTGGACGCAACGTTATCGGCAGGACAACGAGGCGGTTACCGAACGCGCTGTCGGATGGTTGTCCGGATCTTGCCTTTTGCTTCGTCGTGCCGCTTTCGATTCCGTCAACGGGTTCGACTCCCGTTACTTCATGTATATGGAGGACGTCGACTTGGGAGATCGACTCGGAACCGCCGGATGGCTGAATGTCTACGTGCCCGACGTGGAAATCACCCACACCAAAGGCCATGCGGCAGGACGACATCCAGAGTTGATGCTGCCCGCGCATCACGCGAGTGCGTACAGGTTTCAGGCAGACCGGCACCCCCATCCGTGGCAGGCTCCCATACGATGGGTTCTGCGAGCGGGCCTGGCGGTGCGCTCGAAGGTGGTTGTGGCTGCGGCACTTCGACAGCGACAGATCGACGAGAATAGAGAGGCCGACCATGTCAGCTGA